The genome window TCCAGCCTACAATTTAGCATGGACCAGGTCCACAGGGCCAGAAATGAGCACAGAACTGGGCTCACCTGGGCTTTCCTGGTGCAGGCACTGGCAAAGAGACAGGAGGGATAGGAGTGGGATGGCGGAGGGGGTAGCTACTAGTGACCCACATCCTTTAATCCATGCCCTGCCCTGTGTCATGCAGTTGCCTAAGCCACAAAGCAGACTCCCCGAATGGGGCCGTGGTCCCCTGCCCTGGCTCTGAGGGAGCCAGCTGTGGCCAGCCCCACATTTTGCCTTTTAAGGCCAAACTCAAGGTGGGGGTGCCTCCAGCCTGAGTGTTGGTTTCATGGGGGTAACTGCTCCTTTTCCTTCAACTTCACCTCCTGCTGTCCTAGGGGATGAGGCTGTGCAAGGCTCAGGGAGCCTAAAGGAAGGGACACCACCCTGCTACCCCAGGAGGGACACCCTCTAGATCCACAGATCCTTTCCCATACATGAGCTCCTCACTGGCACCATCAGGCCACTCCAACCCACAGCCTGCACCCTCCCCAGGATAGACACTGACATCAGATCCCCCTCTCTTAAGCTGATTAGAGCAGTGAGGACGTGTCTGAGCAGATACCACCAAGGCCACGAGAGTCACCAGACTCTGAAGGGACACAGAGGGGTTAGCATGTAACTCCCAGATCTGGGGACTGCTCTGATTTGGTGGGCACAGATAGAGGAGCAGGGGGCTGACCACGCCCTCCAGGGGCTGGGTAATTGCATGGCACCCCCTTACACAGCCAGCTGGATCCCTGCCATAAGCCTGGGCCCTGGCACCGCAGACCCCTGATGCAAGTGGGATTGGCAGCACAGCCCAAGGAGCAGGCAAAGGGCAGCCTCAGCCCACACCAGCCACCACAGGCACCAGTGGATCTGTGGGCATGTTCCTAGAGCAGGGCAAGCAGTGCTTCCCTGCTCACCCCAGCATCAGTCATACATGAGCCCGCCCCATGGCTCAGGACCTCCTTGCTCCTGGCATAGCGCAGCTCAGCAGGGACACCTGCTGCAGGATCAGGCCATACTGTGTTCAGTGTGTGGCCCTGAGCTGGCTGCACAGGCAACCTGGCACCCCGAATTGCcctggatgatggcagagtggcaGATGTCCCACCGGGCCAACTGCATTTTCTCTAGGGTTCCAGCTGCTACATCCCCTTTCCAGCCTGTGAACCACGTATGCAGTTTCCCTGGAGAGGTATCTCAAGAAGCGCAGAGATTTCCAGCTCTGCCTTGTCTCTTGTGGGGCCTCTAGGTGCCAGAAATGATGCTCAGGGAAAAGAGGGTGTGTGGGACAAGGCAGGTTGGCCACACCCTCCCCATTCCAGCCCTGGAGGTGCTCTGGCCCAGATGGGAGGGGGTTTGCTGGGTACTTTCCTCTCTCACCAGCTCCCTGCAGACACAAGAGGACACAGATCACAGCACCTCTGTGTTTTATTGAACACCAATCCCTCCCCCGCAACCAGCACAGAGCATCGTATGCCCAGCTCTTCTGGATCCACTAGGCCAAAGTCCTGCTCCAGAGGATGAGGGTACCTCCTTGGACCCTGGGGGAGAAACCCAGGGCTGCCCCTCAGAGTCTGGGGCTCCCAGCTGTGTTGTCATCCCTTCTATTGCTCCACCTCCCACCCAGCCTTGTCCCTGGGGATGTCCCTACCTGTGGAGTGTGTCCCACCGAGCCCTGTGTATGAGAAGCTAAGGCCACAGTAAAACTGGAGCATGAAACTTGGAAGTGACCTGCAGGACACGGGCTCTTGTGCACGGTGTCAGGGGACTGTCCTCTGTGGTGTGTTCCTCAGGCACTGGGGGGAGGACAGTCACAggggccaggctctgctccctccaAGCTCTGGCCTTGCCCTGAGGGCTGGCAATGCCCCCCATGCCTGCCCTGGCACCTCCAACCTAAgagccctgccctgggcaggagTTAACTTGTGCAGGGCACCTGCTCTCCAGACCAAGGCTTctcctgagggctggaggaggccACCATCAGCAGGAGGTGTAGGAGGGGTGGAGGAAAGGAAGGCTTTGGAGATAAAGGTGAGGGAACAAGGAGCAGCAAGGAGGGTCCCCTTTCCCTGCTCAGTGGGACCTTCTCCACTGCACGGAGCTGCCCTGGGCATCCAGCTCCTCACTCCTctctgcagggagaggagggcaggcacaggctggggacagaACTAAGGACATTCATGGGGTGTGCAGCATGTTGcaaaaggaaaggggggggcATGGCCTCTGCCAGGAGAAGAGTCCGTGGTTTTCCCTTCCATTCACATCCTGCTTTAGGTATCCACACCTGTTCCCAGGATCATGGATCCCACCTTACCCTCCAGCCACTCACATCAGGCAACCAACCCAGCACTCCTTGTCCCCCTCACCACTCCCAAATCTAAACGGGGTCAGCTGAGAGTAGGGCATGATCCcaccctcctgtccctccctgCTGAGCTCCCCAGCTCCATAGCCCCACACCACTGGGAGGTCTGCTTGGTGTGGCCGAGCCTCTAATGGTAATGGTTGTTCATGTTGTTGAGGTGGGAGGCTGCCATGGCGCTGAATGGGGCAGAGGGCTGGAGCCCGTGCCCGGGGTAGAGGGACGGGCTGGACCCAGGCCAGTAGGAGAAGCCAGCTGGTGTCACCCCTGAGGTCATGAGGTTGAGTTTGGAGATGCCCGAAAAGGGCAGGGGAGCCAGGTTGCCCTGAAATTTGTAGAGGGTGTGATCGGGAGCAGCTGGCTGGCACACCTGTGCCAGCCCGTGGAAGTCGAACTTGTAGGCGTAGCGCTTGCCGTGGACCTTGGTCATGATGTTCTTGTCGTAGTAGTAGCGCAGCGCCCGGCTCAGCTTGTCATAATTCATGTTGGGTTTGCTCTTCCGTTCACCCCAGCGCCGAGCCACCTCATCAGGGTCGATCAGCTTGAACTCCCCATTTGTGCCTTCCCAGGCGATGCAGTTCAGGTTGGCCCGGTCCgagagcagctccagcaggaacTGCCACAGCTGGATCTGCCCGCTGCCTGCAAGGCCAGGCCCCGGAGACGTTAAAGCTCCCCCTCAAGGTACCAGGAGAGGGGCAGGGTGTGCCCCAGTCTCCTTGACCCCCTGCTATGTTGCCCCCTCCCAGACTCAGGTTTCAGTTGCACCTCATTGCATCTTCCTCACTCTAGAGACACAGATGATGGTAATGAGGTTGTGTCTCCCTTGCAGCCTCCCTTCCCCACCTTGCCCCACaagcaagagaaggagaggacaCCTCTGCACCTCAGAACAGGTAGAAATGCTCAGCCACCAACACAGGCTACAGTGGGTCTGGATCCAGGGCCCCCACATCCCTCCTACCCTCATTCACACCCCACTGAAGATTAATACCTGCTAGTTTACTTTGGTGTGAGGATCTGGCCTGGTTCTTTCATCTGCAGCCACAATAAGGAGGTATCTTGGGAGTACCCAGATCTATCACAGCACCAATGTTCCCCACTGCCACCTCTGCTTGAAACTGGGCTGGTGCCACCGCACTGCCCCTGCCCATCTCTAGGGGCGCTGTGCCCCGCAAGGATTTCTCCATCGTGAGCTGAAGTCAGGGTGCAACACTGCTCTGACCTGCATGCCTGGCAAGCACAGGCAGGTATAGGGgaaggagagaccaggagagggaggggcatTCTGTGGCTTTGAATCAGGCGCCAGTGTTCCTCATTTCCAGGGGAAAACTCTCCCCTCTGAGCCATGGCCGTTGCATTCTCAGGTTGCACTGAGTAGAATGGTGGGTACCCGAGATGCccctgtgccaggctgtgcacacacagaggcCTGGCACACCTGGTCATGCCCATTGTGAGGCACAAGGACATGCTCCCCTGAGTATGGACAGAGGTCAGGAGAGCAGAGGGTCCCTGGAGCTTAAGGTGACAAGCAGTCCCACCTCTGGGACCCAGCTACTTTGCAGAGCAGCCCCGCACATACCCATACCCCTCACCCCCCACTCCCTACCAAGCAG of Columba livia isolate bColLiv1 breed racing homer chromosome 7, bColLiv1.pat.W.v2, whole genome shotgun sequence contains these proteins:
- the FEV gene encoding protein FEV isoform X2; its protein translation is MRHGTGAVPLLLNMYLPDPVGETLFKDGKSQAWGSLSPGVQKGSGQIQLWQFLLELLSDRANLNCIAWEGTNGEFKLIDPDEVARRWGERKSKPNMNYDKLSRALRYYYDKNIMTKVHGKRYAYKFDFHGLAQVCQPAAPDHTLYKFQGNLAPLPFSGISKLNLMTSGVTPAGFSYWPGSSPSLYPGHGLQPSAPFSAMAASHLNNMNNHYH